One genomic window of Camelina sativa cultivar DH55 chromosome 5, Cs, whole genome shotgun sequence includes the following:
- the LOC104786570 gene encoding probable myosin-binding protein 4, producing MDSNVIFDQKVTNGFTPVLTYAACEWFLIFLMFIDALLSYLLVWFARYCRLQMPCFLCSKLLHPLHWRFLLCRNHRSEVSSYMSCQNHGNNLADCRSMCDDCLLSFTKMTGPNPDMNRLLLGKLGYDLLSKSHFAHPRSCSCCNKPWRTRHHTQRLIRLGSRGRNSSGKPNIPAPRHLSRRGSSGSLKKMRDHKTTSGAEYADVGSRSDGMAHVGYSELKIHSDSDSEFLFSDDDALLQIADFNAEPSEKRVHNSRSRKSFEDKKMSYHKQPDLREDNQDKHIRKTSSMLEHNLVNKTRQERPVKAKRHDDALSELISMSEARPFLLGSPKKLYAVGAAPRYENEAEVSGKSSPAGGEFLSPSGDNGTSRGIQNEEHDDSADFAQNIPSSAVETEEFEAAMDVSGFVENEPSSDEENGVEGDSKPLASNDMSDSLEQEQSSEEENEVKENNVAEEYFSNEEEDEVSGHFEPLTSKDSSAEEQSSEEERASDGYSNAKDNSSIEEDVDNEESELLTSNNATGSVTDQSSEEEEASDGYSNAKDQSSKEDVDNEESELVTSNNVTASVTDQSSEEEGTSDGYSNAKDHSSTNEDVDNEESELVTSDNVTGSVTERSAEEEHGDHKETEPLTSPKISKEESELVTSNNVTATVTERSAEEEHGDHKETEPLTSPKISKEESELVTSDNMTGSVTERSAEEEHGDHKETEPLASPKITKEESSLEHSDRDSSKVTETRNTSNESPELKHSASVESLVSISSDIEGENRVDLLKQQLEHDRKCLREVTKELEEERSASAIATNQAMAMITRLQEEKAALHMEALQYLRMMDEQAEHDVDALERANDVLADREKEIQDLEMELEYYRAKYPDEPRDEILASMGILGNVEETSGASTDETSNKASTDIKLTGSPTAGN from the exons atggattcaaatgTTATATTTGATCAAAAGGTCACAAACGGGTTCACGCCTGTGTTAACGTACGCAGCCTGCGAATGGTTTCTCATATTCCTCATGTTCATCGATGCTCTTCTCTCCTATCTTCTCGTCTGGTTCGCTCGTTACTGCAGATTGCAGATGCCATGTTTCCTCTGTTCCAAGCTTCTTCACCCTCTACATTGGAGATTCTTGCTCTGCAGAAACCACAGATCAGAGGTTTCATCTTACATGTCGTGTCAGAATCACGGCAACAACCTTGCTGATTGTCGAAGCATGTGCGATGATTGTCTCTTGTCGTTCACCAAAATGACTGGTCCGAATCCAGACATGAACAGATTACTTCTTGGTAAATTAGGGTATGATCTGCTCTCTAAAAGCCATTTTGCTCACCCTAGATCATGTTCTTGTTGCAATAAACCATGGAGGACTAGGCACCATACACAGAGACTGATCCGGTTAGGCTCTCGGGGAAGAAACTCCTCCGGTAAACCAAACATTCCCGCTCCAAGGCATCTTAGTCGCCGAGGAAGCAGTGGAAgcttgaagaagatgagagatcaTAAGACAACAAGTGGTGCTGAGTATGCTGATGTTGGAAGCCGCAGCGATGGCATGGCTCATGTGGGTTACTCAGAGCTGAAGATTCACTCAGATTCTGATTCCGAGTTCCTGTTTTCAGATGATGATGCACTCCTCCAAATAGCAGATTTCAATGCTGAGCCATCTGAGAAACGTGTTCACAACTCTCGATCTCGGAAATCGTTTGAAGACAAGAAGATGTCGTATCATAAACAGCCTGATTTGCGAGAAGACAACCAGGATAAGCACATAAGGAAGACATCTTCAATGCTTGAGCATAATCTGGTAAACAAGACTCGGCAGGAACGACCTGTTAAAGCAAAGAGGCATGATGATGCCCTCTCTGAGCTTATAAGTATGAGTGAAGCTCGTCCGTTTTTACTTGGTTCACCTAAAAAATTGTATGCTGTAGGAGCAGCACCACGATATG AAAATGAAGCTGAGGTAAGTGGCAAGTCATCTCCTGCTGGTGGGGAATTCTTGAGTCCTTCTGGAGATAATGGTACCTCTCGGGGAATCCAGAATGAAGAGCACGATGATTCGGCAGATTTTGCTCAAAACATCCCCAGTTCAGCCGTGGAGACAGAAGAATTTGAGGCAGCTATGGATGTGTCTGGTTTTGTTGAAAATGAACCTTCTAGTGATGAGGAGAATGGAGTTGAAGGAGACTCCAAGCCTTTGGCGTCGAATGACATGTCAGATTCTTTGGAACAGGAGCAGTCAAGTGAGGAAGAAAATGAGGTTAAGGAAAACAATGTTGCAGAAGAATACTTCagtaatgaagaagaggatgaggtCAGTGGACATTTTGAGCCATTGACATCAAAAGATTCATCTGCTGAAGAACAATCCAGTGAGGAAGAAAGAGCAAGTGATGGCTATTCGAATGCAAAAGACAATTCCAGTATTGAAGAGGACGTGGATAATGAAGAATCTGAGCTACTGACATCAAACAATGCGACTGGTTCTGTCACAGACCAATccagtgaggaagaagaagcaagtgaTGGCTATTCGAATGCAAAAGACCAATCCAGTAAAGAGGACGTGGATAATGAAGAATCTGAGCTAGTGACATCAAACAATGTGACTGCTTCTGTCACAGACCAATCCAGTGAGGAAGAAGGAACAAGTGATGGCTATTCGAATGCAAAAGACCATTCCAGTACTAACGAGGACGTGGATAATGAAGAATCTGAGCTAGTGACATCAGACAATGTGACTGGTTCTGTCACAGAACGCTCGGCTGAAGAAGAGCATGGAGATCATAAAGAGACTGAACCTTTGACGTCACCAAAAATATCCAAAGAAGAATCTGAGCTAGTGACATCAAACAATGTGACTGCTACTGTCACAGAACGCTCGGCTGAAGAAGAGCATGGAGATCATAAAGAGACTGAACCTTTGACGTCACCAAAAATATCCAAAGAAGAATCTGAGCTAGTGACATCAGACAATATGACTGGTTCTGTCACAGAACGCTCGGCTGAAGAAGAGCATGGAGATCATAAAGAGACTGAACCTTTGGCGTCACCAAAAATTACCAAAGAAGAATCTTCATTAGAGCACAGTGATAGAGATTCCTCGAAGGTAACAGAGACTCGTAATACTTCAAATGAATCACCGGAACTAAAGCACTCTGCCTCTGTGGAATCTTTGGTAAGCATTAGCAGTGACATCGAAGGCGAAAACCGTGTTGATTTGTTAAAGCAACAACTAGAACATGACAGGAAATGCCTAAGGGAAGTGACTAAAGAATTAGAGGAGGAGAGAAGTGCCTCAGCTATTGCTACAAACCAAGCAATGGCAATGATCACACGGTTGCAAGAGGAGAAAGCAGCTCTTCATATGGAAGCTTTACAGTACCTGAGAATGATGGATGAGCAAGCAGAACACGACGTTGATGCACTTGAGAGGGCAAACGATGTCTTGGCTGATAGGGAAAAGGAGATACAAGATCTTGAGATGGAGTTAGAATATTATAGAGCAAAGTATCCAGATGAGCCAAGAGACGAAATTCTCGCTAGCATGGGAATTCTCGGTAATGTAGAAGAAACGAGTGGCGCCTCAACTGATGAGACCAGCAATAAAGCTTCAACAGACATCAAACTTACCGGTTCTCCCACGGCAGGAAATTAA
- the LOC104786571 gene encoding callose synthase 2-like, with the protein MSTETTTCLPPDSEMVPSSHTSCTPILDLAHRFHLTHPRIGYLCVHGAHEESQRLYPASRMSDIFRLPLGGGVLKFNFTLTYWIRRNDETSEQGQFQPHTDLPHLQSFCLDFYEKNIIAVIKIIGNQYTYLKENDHSRRDAAYHALKAAFPTYECRRSIDHIIDACETARDLFKVLELLSKDVQLPSEILEAHTDTTRKQSICDGRISS; encoded by the exons ATGTCAACAGAGACGACGACTTGTCTTCCGCCGGATAGTGAGATGGTACCATCGTCTCATACCTCGTGTACTCCGATCCTTGACCTGGCCCATCGCTTCCATCTCACCCATCCTCGGATTGGTTATCTAT GTGTTCATGGTGCGCATGAGGAGTCACAAAGGCTTTACCCCGCATCACGCATGAGTGACATATTTCGTTTACCTTTAGGTGGTGGTGTTCTAAAATTTAACTTTACCCTTACGTATTGGATCAGAAGG AATGATGAAACAAGTGAACAAGGGCAGTTTCAGCCTCATACCGATTTACCTCATTTGCAAAGTTTCTGTCTAGACTTTTACGAGAAAAACATCATAGCTGTGATCAAGATCATTGgcaaccaatatacatatttgaaAG AAAATGATCATTCAAGAAGAGACGCTGCTTACCATGCCCTCAAGGCCGCCTTTCCCACTTATGAGTGTCGTAGATCTATCGA tcaCATTATAGATGCATGTGAAACTGCTCGTGATCTCTTCAAAGTCTTGGAGCTTCTTTCCAAAGATGTACAACTGCCTTCTGAG ATTTTGGAAGCCCATActgacactacaagaaaacaatcgatttgcgatggaagaatatctagctaa